ACGCTGCCTTACTCCATCGAACGCGAGATCGAGGACATCCACGCCCTTATCCAGCAGGCCGGTGGCTCCGCATTCGTTTACGGCATCTCCTCCGGCGCGGCACTCGCACTTGAAGCTGCGAATCGTCTAGCTGGCATCACGAAAGTCGTAGCCTACGAAGCGCCATTCGTCGTCGATTCCACCTACCCGCCAATGGCCGAAGACTACCTGCCTCGGCTTATCACCATGGTCGCGGAAAACCGTCGCAGCGACGCTCTTAAGCACTTCATGCGGCGCGTCGGCATGCCTTCACTGATGCTCGCCTTCATGCAGTTCACCCCGGCTTGGCCAAAACTCAAGCGCGTCGCACACACGCTCGTCTACGACATCACCATCGTCGAACGCAATCAACGCGGACGCCCCCTCCGTCCCGCACAGTGGGAATTCGTCTCCGTTCCTGTGCTCGTAGCCGCCGGCGGGAAGAGTGCGGCATGGATGCAGAACGGCGCGCGCGCCCTCGCCGACGCGATTCCCACGGCGAAACACCTCACCGTGCCCGGACAGAATCACATGTTGAAAGCAAGTGCCATCCTCCCCGTTCTGAAGGAGTTCTTCTTATCCGCTTCATCCAAAGCAGCCGTCGCTCAGGGGGTTGCATAGCTCATCAACGGTGAAGCCTCACGGCGTCTCGTTTAGCATTCATTGATGAAGAGAATTTCTCTTGCCGTCGTCGTTTTTCTGTTTGTGCTTTCCACCTGCTTAGCCCAGGACTGGAGCAAGGCCAAAGAAGTCGCCGCTTACGCACAAGCCATCACCACACCGGATGGAATCTCGGAACATCGTACCGTTGCGATCGGTGGCATCCAGCAGGCAATTACCATCCGCGGCAATCACAAATCTAATCCCGTTCTGCTCTTCATCCATGGTGGCCCCGGATATCCCATCATGCCCGTCAGCTACACGTTTCAGCGGCCCTGGGAGGAATACTTCACCGTCGTGCAATGGGACCAGCGTGCTGCGGGAAAAACCTTCGGACTCAATAATCCTGACAAAGTCCTTCCCACGCTTACCACCGCCCGCTTTGTCGACGACGCCATCGAACTCATCCGCTATCTGCGAACGGAATTCCACCAGGACAAGATCTTCGTCCTCGGCCACTCTTGGGGCAGTATCATCGGACTCCAAATCGCGCAGAAGCACCCTGAATGGCTGCACGCTTACATCGGCGTCGGCCAGGCGATAGACGTTCGTAAAAACGAGCAACTCGGGTACGACGCACTACTCGCACACGCCCGGTCAATCGGTAATCACGAAGCCATCCGGGAACTCGAATCTCTCGCTCCGTTTGTCTCCCCCACTGGACCCCTCTCCTGGGAAAAGACTCAAACCGAGCGCAAGTGGATGAGCGAATTCGGCGGTTACACATGGAACCGCCCTAACGACCATTACTTCGACCTCATCCAGCTAAGCCCCGATTACACGGATAAGGACTTCGTTTCGTTCCAGCAAGGACTCGACAAGTCCGTCCAGAAACTCTGGCCTGAACTTACCGAAGTCGATTTCTCGAAGACCGCCTCGTTCCGCTGCCCGGTCATTCTCTTCCATGGTCGCCACGACCTCACTACATCTCACACGCTCGTCGAGCAGTGGTTCCCGCAAATCAAAGCTCCCAGCAAAAAGCTCGTCTGGTTCCCCAACTCAGCGCATATGGTGATGATGGAAGAACCCGGTCGGTTCTTTTACCACCTCGTGCGCGACGTGAGACCACTGGCACCGGAATCCCTGTCCGACTGAAGGAGTGGCAGAAACATTCCTGCCTTACTTGCACTCAATCGTCAGGAATAGTGCCTTCTGCCCTCCCCGATTAATTAGCCTGTGCACCATTCCGCCCGTCTGCCAGGCTGCATCCCCCGCCTTTGCGTCGAAGTCCTCGATCCTGCCTCCTATAACCGCACTGGCCACGAACTGGTCTGTCAGCGCAATCATCACGTGATCGCCGGTATGACCGTGCTCCGCCATTCCCGACTGTGGATCAATCTCCACCTTCGACAGCTTGATCGATGGCGTTTCAAACAAGGTGCCGGTCACGTACTTATCTTGATCGTTGAACGCGAACTTGCTCTCTCGGCACGGACTCGCATTCAAACCGCAACTTGCCCGTTCCGGGGCGATTCCGCGCACCACATCCACCTCTACCAGTCGCAACGGCCGACTCGCCTTATTCACCACCCGATGCGGCCAGCGCCCCTTGATCACCTGCACCTCGCTGTCCTTCATCGTGAACGGGATCGAGTTCACTGCGCCCGATAGTTCAAATTCGCTGTCCCCGATGGAGACAATCAGGAAATCGTGACTGTGCGGCGACACTGCGGTTGCTTCACCCGGTCCGAGTTCAATTCGATATACCCGCAACTGGGAATTGGCAATTAGCTCTCGCACGTGCGAATCGCGCGTCACAGTCGGCATCGGCGCAGGCCTTTTGGGCGACGTTGTGAACTTCGTCTGCGTATTCCCCAATACGGTGGACAGCACGATGGCAATCACGAACACAAACTTCATCGTTAGACTCCAGCGGCGCATTATCATCCAGAATTGCTGGCTGGAGCCCCGAAAATGTCATCCGTTCCAAATTCGTAAAACGACGCCCACTACTGCAGTCCGGTTTGCTAGATGGCGCACACCGGGAAACTTCCTCACATGACCAGTTAGTTCCCAACTCCGGAAAAAGCATGTCAAGTGGGTCGGCGGCCTCTTTTCGACGTAAGTTCCTGATTTAACGGAAAATATAAATCTGGAAAACGTGGCATGTTGCCCCCGCCCCAATTGCTATTCTGAATGTGTAGATGGTTTTCGTTCTTTGTCATTCTGAGTTCTGAGGCAAAGCCGAAGAACTCCTGTACTTGTTTTTTGGGGGTTGTCATTCTGAGGCAAAGCCGAAGAACCCCTGTAGTTTGGGTTTTGTCATTCTGAGCCTGACGCTGAAACAAGGAGAGCTTTTGCCGACGGCCGACAACCGAAAACTGTCGGCCAGATACAACAGATTGTGCTACTCGCAAGTGCTTTAGAATCAAATCTATAGCCTAACTAGCTGTAAAATCATCTACTTACAAGTCCTTTGTTTTCATAGTCCGACGTGCAAGTGGTTTGTTTTCTGATCAGGAGGGGGTAGGGGGTACCCCAGCGCTGCAACTCGGCCAAATACAACAGCTTGTGGTAGCGATTGATATGACAAATTTTGTGATTAAAAGATCTAAGTAGCTTTGTTTGCAACGCAAATTGAGAGATACTCCGGGGTATCTCGTTGATTCCATTAGAAGCACAGGGGGGGAGGGTGAACTCCAGGGAAGGCACTAAAGCAAATTTGGCTACAATTACCCGACTGTTCCCAGAGGAAACATGACTACTGCAATTAAAGATATCGAAGCCCCCGCCGCCCGACGCACGCTCCAGCCCGACGACTGTACCCTTATCGTCGTCGATATCCAGGAGAAGCTTCTTCCGCCCATTTTCAATAAAGAGCAACTGGTCCGGAACTCGCAACTCCTCATCAGGCTCGCCGGCATTCTTCAACTGCCGATTATCGCCACCACGCAATACTCGAAAGGCCTCGGCCAGACCGTTCCCGAGATCGCTTCTCTGCTCCATGGTGTTCCCGTCTACGACAAAGTCGAATTCTCCTGCTTCGGCAGCGACGCTTTCTGCGGCGAGATCAAGGCCGTTCCCGGAAATCGCAACACGTTGCTCGTCTGCGGCATGGAAGCCCATATCTGCGTAATGCAGACCGTCCTCGGCGCTCTCGACCGCGGATACATCGTCCACGTCCCTGCCGACGCGATTGGCTCCCGCGCCGAGTCGAATTGGAACATCGGCATCCGCCGCATGGAATCCGCTGGTGCCGTCATCTCTTCCACCGAAATGATGATGTACGAACTCATGCGCGCCTCTGGAACGCCCGTATTCAAGGAAATGCTCAAGCACCTGAAATAGAAAGGACCACAATGACCCTCTTGCAGATTGACTTCCCCCACCCGGGGCCATTTGGCAACGAACTCACGGCAGCATGCACCGGACTCGCTCAATCCATCGCCGCCGAGTCCGGGATGCTCTGGAAGATCTGGACTGAAAACAAGCAGGCAGGTGAAGCCGGCGGCATCTATCTCTTCACCGACGAAGCTTCTGCCCGGAAATATCTCGCGATGCACGAAGCCCGGCTGGCCGGCATGGGCATCAAGAACATTCGCGCAAAAGTTTTCGACGTAAACGAGACGCTTTCTCGGATGACCAACGCGCCGCTGTTCGCCGTCAAAACCGCGGCCCAGTAGACAAACAAAAACCCCATCCGCGTGCGGATGGGGTTATAGGTACAACCAGTTCAGTAAAGATCTTCGGCTTTGCCAGTTCCCGGCTCTTCCACGCCCATCACTTCGTTGTCGGGTTCCGGTTCCGCTTTCGATGCCCGTTTCACGCGAACAACGGTAATTTTCGAAAAACCTTCGTCAAAGGTCGGCGGACGAAGTTTTTGCGCCATGCGTTGCATCACGTCTTCCGGAACGATTCGCCCGCGACGCGTGTTTCGCTCAGCACAGACTTCAACGGGAACATCGAAGAACACTGCATGAACT
This region of Terriglobales bacterium genomic DNA includes:
- a CDS encoding alpha/beta hydrolase; amino-acid sequence: MKRISLAVVVFLFVLSTCLAQDWSKAKEVAAYAQAITTPDGISEHRTVAIGGIQQAITIRGNHKSNPVLLFIHGGPGYPIMPVSYTFQRPWEEYFTVVQWDQRAAGKTFGLNNPDKVLPTLTTARFVDDAIELIRYLRTEFHQDKIFVLGHSWGSIIGLQIAQKHPEWLHAYIGVGQAIDVRKNEQLGYDALLAHARSIGNHEAIRELESLAPFVSPTGPLSWEKTQTERKWMSEFGGYTWNRPNDHYFDLIQLSPDYTDKDFVSFQQGLDKSVQKLWPELTEVDFSKTASFRCPVILFHGRHDLTTSHTLVEQWFPQIKAPSKKLVWFPNSAHMVMMEEPGRFFYHLVRDVRPLAPESLSD
- a CDS encoding alpha/beta hydrolase, encoding MKKVISLDGTAIAYDVTGSGPPLILIDGALCSRNFGPMPELAQLLAPYFTVYTYDRRGRGDSGDTLPYSIEREIEDIHALIQQAGGSAFVYGISSGAALALEAANRLAGITKVVAYEAPFVVDSTYPPMAEDYLPRLITMVAENRRSDALKHFMRRVGMPSLMLAFMQFTPAWPKLKRVAHTLVYDITIVERNQRGRPLRPAQWEFVSVPVLVAAGGKSAAWMQNGARALADAIPTAKHLTVPGQNHMLKASAILPVLKEFFLSASSKAAVAQGVA
- a CDS encoding hydrolase, with the translated sequence MTTAIKDIEAPAARRTLQPDDCTLIVVDIQEKLLPPIFNKEQLVRNSQLLIRLAGILQLPIIATTQYSKGLGQTVPEIASLLHGVPVYDKVEFSCFGSDAFCGEIKAVPGNRNTLLVCGMEAHICVMQTVLGALDRGYIVHVPADAIGSRAESNWNIGIRRMESAGAVISSTEMMMYELMRASGTPVFKEMLKHLK
- a CDS encoding monooxygenase is translated as MTLLQIDFPHPGPFGNELTAACTGLAQSIAAESGMLWKIWTENKQAGEAGGIYLFTDEASARKYLAMHEARLAGMGIKNIRAKVFDVNETLSRMTNAPLFAVKTAAQ